In a genomic window of Cardiocondyla obscurior isolate alpha-2009 linkage group LG08, Cobs3.1, whole genome shotgun sequence:
- the LOC139104706 gene encoding uncharacterized protein — MDAYLLVTCPYNPAHRIAKYKFMNHVAKCKKSSKVANKTECPIDRTHIVDQAQLQEHIKSCSSLGKLAVIEYEKPKVDVNSSITNAYGLNENWDEEPEVPAYNPMEASSKKPVLRCITGLTKSEKKKFKEEERKRISMLKNISYESLIRPSTSSVTDTVDEVPLRLPRNPPSVNVSQNDLDESTEVNNYDSNDGKEETIHVPEYQNNLYQKLMYDELAPENDYYEQPKQINCNNDKHVDQEAKDFSVFTENQETKPKKIKTLDLFDNIERQKRDECIPSTSSGERVTDKLLALLKSESSMKKKQPKEEIPAKPDEKLPASHILSRMNERLTYLNGIQNAAAKESAQILKQLKELKLCEEIKNK; from the exons ATGGATGCTTATCTCCTTGTTACTTGTCCTTACAATCCTGCTCATCGCATTGCTAAATATAAGTTTATGAATCATGTAGCAAAATGCAAGAAAAGTAGCAAAGTAGCAAATAAAACAGAGTGTCCTATTGATAGAACTCACATAGTTGATCAAGCTCAACTTCAG GAGCACATTAAATCATGTTCTAGTCTTGGAAAATTGGCTGTTATAGAATATGAAAAACCAAAAGTTGATGTAAACTCTTCTATCACAAATGCATATGGCTTGAATGAAAATTGGGATGAG GAACCAGAAGTTCCAGCTTATAATCCCATGGAAGCATCTTCAAAAAAACCAGTATTGCGATGTATAACTGGATTGACAAAatcagagaaaaagaaatttaaagagGAGGAACGAAAACGTATATCAatgcttaaaaatatatcttatgAGAGCCTTATAAGACCCTCGACTTCATCTGTAACAGACACG GTTGACGAGGTACCATTACGTCTTCCTCGTAATCCACCATCTGTAAACGTTTCACAAAACGACTTAGATGAAAGTACAGAAGTGAATAATTATGATAGTAATGATGGTAAAGAGGAAACTATACATGTTCCTGAATATCAAAACAATTTATACCAGAAATTAATGTATGATGAATTAGCAcctgaaaatgattattatGAACAACCAAAACAGATTAATTGCAACAATGATAAG catGTTGATCAGGAAGCTAAagatttttcagtttttacTGAAAATCAAGAAACAAAACCTAAGAAGATTAAGACTTTGGATTTGTTTGATAATATAGAGAGACAAAAACGAGACGAATGTATTCCAAGCACTTCATCTGGCGAACGAGTTACTGATAAACTTCTAGCCTTATTGAAAAGTGAAtcaagtatgaaaaaaaagcaacCTAAAGAAGAAATACCAGCGAAACCCGACGAAAAACTGCCAGCATCGCATATCCTTAGTAGAATGAATGAACGATTAACTTACTTAAATGGTATTCAAAACGCTGCCGCTAAAGAGAGTGCACAAATACTTAAACAATTAAAGGAGCTAAAATTAtgcgaagaaattaaaaataagtaa
- the Prosalpha3 gene encoding proteasome subunit alpha type-4, with translation MARRYDTRTTIFSPEGRLYQVEYAMEAISHAGTCLGILANDGILLAAEKRNTNKLLDEVFFSEKIYKLNDDIVCSVAGITSDANVLTNELRLIAQRYLLQYGEAIPCEQLVSWLCDVKQAYTQYGGKRPFGVSILYMGWDKYYGYQLYQSDPSGNYGGWKATCIGNNSAAAVSSLKQEYKEGETTLKDAMALAIKVLSKTLDMNKLSAEKVEMAILTRENGKTKTKILPAKEVDALIAEHDRLEALAEQAKKEKQKS, from the exons ATG GCACGCAGATATGATACGCGCACCACAATTTTCTCACCAGAAGGGAGACTCTACCAAGTCGAGTATGCCATGGAGGCTATAAGCCATGCTGGTACTTGCCTGGGCATATTAGCAAACGATGGTATTCTATTAGCAGCTGAAAAACGCAACACCAATAAGTTACTGGATGAAGTATTcttttctgaaaaaatatacaagCTGAATGATGACATAGTTTGTTCAGTAGCTGGCATAACTTCGGATGCAAATGTTTTGACGAACGAGTTGCGCCTCATCGCGCAGAGATACCTTCTGCAATATGGCGAGGCTATACCTTGTGAGCAGCTTGTTTCGTGGCTGTGCGACGTTAAACAAGCATATACTCAGTATGGTGGAAAGAGACCCTTTGGTGTGTCTATTTTGTACATGGGATGGGATAAATATTATGGTTATCAGTTGTATCAATCAGATCCTAGTGGAAACTATGGTGGCTGGAAGGCAACATGTATTGGGAATAATTCAGCAGCAGCTGTATCATCTTTGAAGCAGGAATATAAAGAAGGCGAAACAACCCTTAAAGATGCAATGGCTCTGGCTATCAAAGTACTTTCCAAAACGTTGGATATGAATAAGCTCTCTGCTGAAAAAg tcgaAATGGCAATACTTACCCGCGAAAATGGTAAAACCAAAACGAAAATACTGCCAGCTAAAGAAGTAGATGCCTTAATCGCGGAACACGATCGATTAGAAGCTCTGGCGGAACAAgctaaaaaggaaaagcagaagtcgtaa